The Candidatus Equadaptatus faecalis genomic sequence CGAGGTGGCGGCAAGAAGACCGCAAAGCACCTTCATCGTTGTTGTTTTTCCGCTTCCGTTAGGCCCCAGAAAGCCGTAAATCGTTCCTTCCTCAATCTGCATGGAAACATTGTCAACAGCCGTGAAGGAGCCGAATTTTTTCGTCATGTTTTTGGTTTCTATGACTACTCTGCTCATTTCTCGCCGTCTCCTCCGGCAAACGCGACAAACAAATCTTCAAGGGCGGGCGTAAGCTCCGTCATGCCCGGAAACGCAACACCTTTTGCTTCAAAGTGACGTTTTATAGAATTTTGCGCCGCTTCCGCGTCGCTGACCGCAATATGATAATTTGAACCGAACATATTCGCGTCAACAACACCATCGCATGCGAGCAGCGCCGGTTTGGCCCGCCTGTCCGCGTATTCGAGCTTGAAAATACGGTGCGGATAGCGGGAGACAAGTTCTTCCGTCGTTCCTATGTCAAGCAGCTTCCCCTTGCTTAAAAACATTTTTCTCGAACAAAGCGCGGCTTCGTCCATATACGGGGTAGAAACAACTATGGTAAGACCCTCCGAAGCGTTAAGCTCATAAAGCATTGCCCAAAACTCGCGGCGCGCTACTGGGTCAACGCCGGTCGTAGGTTCGTCAAGAAACAGTATTTTCGGAGTGTGAAGCAGTCCCGTGGCAAGGGCAAGCTTCTGTTTCATACCGCCTGAAAGCTTGGCAGCCGGTCTGTCCTTAAACGGAAGCAGTCCGGTACGTCCCAGAATTTCCTCAGCTTTCGCAATGGTCGTTTCGTGCGAAGCACCGTAAAGCGAACCGAACAGAAGCGCGTTCTCAATGACGGTCAAATCAGGATAAAGCCCGAAACGCTGCGACACGTAGCCTGCGTGGCTGCGCGCTTTTTTCCTGTCCGTACTGCCAAGAAGCC encodes the following:
- a CDS encoding ABC transporter ATP-binding protein, which gives rise to MPLSEETALSYEHVTKRFGSITALSDVSFEIHRGEIFGLISPDGSGKTTLIRIAMGIINPDEGECRLLGSTDRKKARSHAGYVSQRFGLYPDLTVIENALLFGSLYGASHETTIAKAEEILGRTGLLPFKDRPAAKLSGGMKQKLALATGLLHTPKILFLDEPTTGVDPVARREFWAMLYELNASEGLTIVVSTPYMDEAALCSRKMFLSKGKLLDIGTTEELVSRYPHRIFKLEYADRRAKPALLACDGVVDANMFGSNYHIAVSDAEAAQNSIKRHFEAKGVAFPGMTELTPALEDLFVAFAGGDGEK